In Pseudoalteromonas carrageenovora IAM 12662, the following proteins share a genomic window:
- a CDS encoding response regulator has product MEDQILIVEDEIKLAHLMSDFLTSHHYATHIINHGNEVLPWLEHNRPSLILLDIMLPGQSGIELCKAIRKFSNVPIIMVSAKVEEIDRLLGLELGADDYICKPFSYAELVARVKAILRRLTSITDISSSTMKLDESTYSVQYKATSIELTNFEFQLFKPLFNNPNRIFSRDSLMDTMYADQRIVSHRTIDSHIKKLRKKLDEVTQTDSVIQSVYGVGYRFVHPQ; this is encoded by the coding sequence ATGGAAGATCAAATACTTATTGTTGAAGATGAAATAAAGTTAGCACACTTAATGAGCGACTTTTTAACAAGTCATCATTACGCAACACACATCATTAATCACGGTAATGAGGTGCTACCTTGGCTTGAGCACAACCGACCAAGCTTAATATTACTCGATATAATGTTACCTGGGCAAAGTGGTATTGAGCTGTGTAAAGCGATAAGAAAGTTCTCTAATGTGCCTATTATTATGGTATCGGCAAAAGTAGAGGAAATAGATCGTCTACTCGGCCTAGAATTAGGAGCCGATGACTATATATGCAAACCGTTTAGCTATGCTGAGCTGGTGGCGCGTGTAAAAGCTATTTTAAGGCGCTTAACAAGCATTACAGATATTAGCTCATCAACAATGAAGCTAGATGAAAGTACTTACAGTGTTCAATACAAAGCAACCAGTATAGAGCTTACAAATTTTGAGTTTCAGTTATTTAAACCTTTATTTAATAACCCAAATCGTATTTTTTCGCGTGATAGCTTAATGGATACTATGTATGCAGACCAACGTATTGTGAGTCATCGAACTATAGACAGCCACATTAAAAAGTTACGCAAAAAGCTTGATGAAGTAACCCAAACCGACAGTGTGATTCAGTCGGTTTATGGGGTGGGGTATCGCTTTGTACATCCTCAATAG
- a CDS encoding PA4780 family RIO1-like protein kinase: MKIPKRLQPLVDDGLIDEVISRLMSGKEADVFVVRSSGEIRCAKVYKDAVKRSFKKAAQYQEGRKVRGGRQARAMGKRSSYGRQLEEEIWQNAEVDALSRLSRAGVRVPDTYYCIDGVLLMELVCDEDGDVAPQLGHVTLTQEQAIEQYKMMIHYIKLMLCTGIIHGDLSEFNVLVDTNGPVIIDLPQAVNAAANNSAQAMFTRDVNNMRRYYGEFAPSLLKTQYAKEMWALFEEASLTPNTTLSGEFEDSTEAADVDAILDEIQAAEYEEFDRLERIKNADEE, translated from the coding sequence GTGAAAATACCTAAACGCTTACAACCTCTTGTTGATGATGGTTTAATCGACGAAGTGATCAGCCGCTTAATGAGTGGTAAAGAAGCCGATGTATTTGTAGTACGTAGTAGTGGTGAAATTCGCTGCGCTAAAGTTTACAAAGATGCTGTTAAGCGTAGCTTTAAAAAAGCAGCCCAATATCAAGAAGGCCGCAAAGTAAGAGGCGGACGGCAAGCTCGTGCAATGGGTAAACGTTCAAGCTATGGCCGTCAATTAGAAGAAGAGATTTGGCAAAATGCTGAGGTAGACGCCCTTTCACGTTTATCACGAGCTGGCGTAAGAGTTCCCGACACTTATTATTGTATTGATGGCGTACTGTTAATGGAGCTTGTGTGTGATGAAGATGGTGATGTAGCTCCGCAATTAGGTCATGTAACGCTTACCCAAGAGCAAGCTATAGAGCAATATAAAATGATGATTCACTACATCAAACTTATGCTCTGCACGGGTATTATTCATGGTGACTTATCTGAGTTTAATGTGCTTGTAGATACTAATGGTCCAGTAATAATTGACCTACCTCAAGCCGTCAACGCTGCAGCTAATAACAGTGCTCAAGCTATGTTTACTCGCGATGTAAACAATATGCGCCGTTACTACGGTGAATTTGCGCCGAGTTTATTAAAAACGCAATACGCTAAAGAAATGTGGGCTTTATTTGAAGAAGCAAGCCTAACTCCAAATACAACCTTAAGCGGTGAGTTTGAAGACAGCACCGAAGCTGCTGACGTAGATGCTATTCTTGATGAAATTCAAGCGGCCGAATATGAAGAGTTCGACCGTTTAGAGCGCATTAAAAACGCTGACGAAGAATAA
- a CDS encoding EF-hand domain-containing protein produces MKNFSIFAAVTLLSVAFSANVAARGGDNPPPKPDFSSIDTDGDGVISFAEFSESAPPQGDAQTIFDEIDADGNGEISEQELSEHKPPRRSR; encoded by the coding sequence ATGAAAAATTTTTCAATCTTTGCAGCTGTTACATTATTATCAGTGGCTTTTTCTGCCAATGTGGCCGCTAGAGGCGGTGATAACCCACCACCTAAACCTGACTTTTCAAGCATAGATACAGATGGCGATGGTGTTATAAGCTTTGCTGAATTTAGTGAAAGCGCGCCACCACAAGGTGATGCGCAAACTATTTTCGATGAAATAGACGCTGATGGAAATGGCGAAATTAGCGAACAAGAATTAAGTGAACATAAGCCACCACGTCGTAGTCGTTAA